The genomic segment TAAAACGTTCTGTGATTCAGTGCGgctaaattgaaagaaaaattgCACTTGTCAAAAAAACTCACATGACTTGGAGGAATGTGCTTTCCACTGAGAAGATCCAAAAGGACAGTTCCGAAGCTGAATACAACACTTTCTGGAGTCACTCGTCCTATTATGCACACATTGTATCGTTTTAACAAGTAAGCAGAACCTTTTTTTTCAAAATCAAATATAACTATATACTACAAGACAAGGTCAAAGGGAttataaaaaaatacaaactaCATCATGCCAATATAAGATATTAAGGCTATTGATTAGTTATTAAGTAACATTATATGCATAGACATTAACATATTTTCAGCTAAACACAGATATTTACATATGCAAAGAGATAAATAGTCACCATTTCTTAAATATTCGGGAGGTGTATATGCAAGATTAGTACTATAACTTCTTCCATCCCTACTGTTTTTCATCAAGCCGAAACAAGAAAGCCGAGGATCACCATTCTGCGAAAAAAATGGACAACATTATACATTGTCATGTTGCTCAGATATAAAACCATAGACCCAATTATCATGAACCAATAGGCAATATGACTAAGTACGTTACCCAAAAAAAATTGCAATTTCACAAACCCAATTAGACATTCTTTCGAAATTACCTCATCAAAAAGAACTCTATATGCATTTAAATCATGGTACAATGGACGACCTTCAGTACTGCAATAATCTAAAGCTTCAGCTATGGATAAAGCGACTCTTAAACGCATGGCCCACTCAATGGTTTGATTTTCCCCTGTCAAGAAAGTTCAAAAACTTATTCAGACTTCTCTCAAAAAATAAAAACCTTATTCAGACAAAAACTCCCGTATAATATGGGAAGCATAATTTTTGTTACTAAAATCAGAAAACATTACCATTAATGGTTATTCTCACTAATTTgtcaaaaataagaaaaattataACTACCACATTAGGATATGGCATAATTATCCATCATTTTACCATTAATTACAATCGCCCTTCTTTTCAtgtgattaaaataaataaacaagtgAAAAACTGCAATGTCAGCGAGAGTCTCCATTTAATGCGCCTTTGTAATCTCCTCATTTTCATTCAAATGCAACATTTCTCTATTTGTCACTTCACAAAATTTGGAAAGATTCTATCTTTTTTAACAAAGCAAGAAGTGCACAGTATTTGAAAACGAATAAACCCtagttcaaataaaaaaaaaatcttaacatACAATGGAAGAGATGCTTCGCAAGTGTGTCGTTGGGCATGTACTCGGCAACGAGCAGCCTCTCATCTCCATCACAGCAATACCCAATCAAATTAGCAAGCCTTTTGTGCCTAAGCTTTCCAACGCCCTTAGCTTCCTCCTAAATCAAAGTCAAATTCATAGAAAACTCAATTAAGTGTCCAACAAAATCAAAaccctaaaataaataaaaatctaaaCTTAAGCAATAAGAATGAGAGTGAAATGAATGAGTACAGCAAATTGCTGGGGATCGGGCCAGGCGAGCTTGGTAAATTTCTTAATGGCGATCCATCTACGATTGTTCTGGTTCTGAAGGCGGCCCTTGTAAACGACATTGGGGGCTTTCTCACCGCTCTCGGAAACGATGAATTCGGAGCTGAAGTTGCTGGTGGCAGCTTTCAAGTCGGCGAGCGAGAACTCCGAGAAGACCGACACACCACCGGTTCCGGCGACGgcggcagtggcagtggcagtggcagaaGAGTCAGTTCCGTTGGGGGAGTGAGGTTGGCTGTGATTGTTATTCTGCCCCAGATGAGTTTTGAATCCGGAGTTGAGTCCTTTGAAGGCAGACGATGTACAACAGCCCATAACTCGGTCGAGTTGACTCAGTAACTCAGGTCCGCCAGTTATTCGATAATATTGAGCATAGAAAGAAACCAAGAGAGAAAAAGTGCTACTCTGactgagatatatatatatatatatatacgaatattacagagaagaaaatagaagaagccCTCGTGTGgtgctagagagagaaagagagatctaTAGTGTGATGTTGTGTAGCAGCTTTCTTCTTCGTCTCATTGCGtgcgttctctctctctctactgaCAAAAACCTCTGTCTTTCTCTGCTTCCTCCCCACACAGTTGAATTGTCTCTTTTAAATCCTAAAGGGTAATATCGTAATTCCACACTCACATCCACCAACGTctcattcttttcttttttttttttttttttatgtaacccGGTATTTTTAGCcgttgattcttttttttttcttgtataaagaaaataattaacttataatatatataaggaAAAATCCAAATCCTAGACTCCAACAGTCAATTTCTATGAATAGttagaattttaatttttttttacagaaGTGTTTACTATAGTCATTTACAACATTGTATacaattttagaaaattttattaattagagTTTAAATAGTCTTTACACGtggttgttttttttatatatatgtgaaataatTTGTTTTAAACTCTATCATTTGAAATTTatcaaaattttacaaaatattttaaaagagtATTTgtgacataaatatttaatattttcagttttatatatttatatatcacaTTTTTTTTCGACATATTAAATATCAAATGTTATAATTTAAGTAATTCCGTCACTACCATTCTGTTAAATACTATTATGGCTGATTAGAATGTCaggtgtcatgatcttattaagtcaattttatattaattttttaaaaataatttcaatattatttaaaatcagaaaaaataattaaaaatatgttttaaattataaaaatttaaatttatcaaaaaaattataaaaaaataatttaattaaatttaaaaataagtttaattagttttaaattacCATATTGAGAGGGAATTGAATCCCAAACTATAATATGAAATGGACAAATAAAATCATGACAACTTGACATTCTAATCAACTATAATAGTATTTAACAAAGTAGCAATGACGGAATTGCTCAAATAATAACATTTGATATTTAATCCATAAAAAAATatgacatataaatatataaaactacaaatattaaatatttatgctgcaaatacatctattttaaataactataatataaaacaTCAATAACAAAAATTAATTCTAACTATAGAAGTGCCAAAAAAGATTGTAGAGTACAGACAGTAAAAAAGTAATGATGTACCATAAATTCTCCCTGTATACAtaagtttttcttttttctaagaTTGGtcttgtttaaataattttgaatatttatttgtaattttgtatATAATTATGTATATTTAGGACTTTATAtaataagccatatatttatatttttgtgatCCACTTGTGTTAGTTGTTTGGATTTTAGGGGGCTTTCACCATCTATTTCGCCCTTTAAGCCACTTTTATACTAATAAATCAGATCTTGTTCATACTTACCCACGCAACCCATTACCTACGTCATGATGAGAACCATCCCATGATGGCTCCTTCCTTATCTTATAATTATCTATTTCTTTCTAagttttttaaaactttatttaAGTCAACCTAAAATTAAAAACGATTAAAACTTTATGCCTTCAATTCTGTTACATTTTTTATTTGGTAAATAGGAAATTTTCCTCCAGAACTATGGTATTTATAGATTTTTGTCCCTTAAATTATTTTTCATAGT from the Humulus lupulus chromosome X, drHumLupu1.1, whole genome shotgun sequence genome contains:
- the LOC133807204 gene encoding serine/threonine-protein kinase BSK1-like, whose translation is MGCCTSSAFKGLNSGFKTHLGQNNNHSQPHSPNGTDSSATATATAAVAGTGGVSVFSEFSLADLKAATSNFSSEFIVSESGEKAPNVVYKGRLQNQNNRRWIAIKKFTKLAWPDPQQFAEEAKGVGKLRHKRLANLIGYCCDGDERLLVAEYMPNDTLAKHLFHWENQTIEWAMRLRVALSIAEALDYCSTEGRPLYHDLNAYRVLFDENGDPRLSCFGLMKNSRDGRSYSTNLAYTPPEYLRNGRVTPESVVFSFGTVLLDLLSGKHIPPSHALDMIRGKNILLLMDSHLEGNFSTEEATVVFELASRCLQYEPRERPNTKDLVATLVPLKVKPEVPSYMMLGIPKHEEAPPTPQHPLSPMGDACSRMDLTAIHQILVMTHYKDDEGTNELSFQEWTQQMRDMLEARKRGDLAFRDKDFKTAIDCYSQFIDVGTMVSPTVYARRSLCHLLCDQPDAALRDAMQAQCVYPDWSTAFYMQAVALAKLDMHKDAADMLNEAATLEDKKQRGGRGS